One segment of Phragmites australis chromosome 13, lpPhrAust1.1, whole genome shotgun sequence DNA contains the following:
- the LOC133889783 gene encoding protein indeterminate-domain 5, chloroplastic-like, whose translation MASNSSAAAFFGIRDGDQQDQIKPLISPQQQQLAAALPGVASAAPAASGHGAPTAAPPPPKKKRTLPDPDAEVIALSPKTLMATNRFVCEVCNKGFQREQNLQLHRRGHNLPWKLKQKNPLQVQRRRVYLCPEPTCVHHDPARALGDLTGIKKHFCRKHGEKKWKCDKCSKRYAVQSDWKAHSKICGTREYRCDCGTLFSRRDSFITHRAFCDALAQESARLPPTSLSSLTSHLYGATNAGNMALSLSQVGSHLTTTLQDGHHHHQSPELLRLGGTGGGSSIAARLDHLLSPSGASAFRPPQGPPSSAFFLNAAAAAGQDFGDDAGNGPHSFLQAKQFHGLMQLPDLQGNGAGGPGTSGPSLFNLGFFANNGNSPGSSHEHASQGFMNNDQFSGGAGGGCGGGGPEASAAGIFGGNFVGGGDHVPSAGLYNDQAAMLPQMSATALLQKAAQMGATSSANGAASMFRGFVGSSPHMRPAAPHMEQSEANLNDLMNSLAAGGVSARGMFGGSNGGGGAGMFYPRQLCDMEAHEVKFGQGGGDMTRDFLGVGGGGIVRGISTPRGDHQSSSDMSSLEAEMKSASSFNGGRIP comes from the exons ATGGCATCGAATTCATCGGCTGCAGCGTTCTTCGGGATTAGGGATGGGGACCAGCAAGACCAGATTAAGCCGCTGATAtcaccgcagcagcagcagctggcaGCGGCGCTGCCCGGCGTGGCATCCGCTGCGCCCGCGGCGTCCGGCCATGGcgcaccgacggcggcaccgcCACCGCCCAAGAAGAAGAGAACTTTACCAG ACCCCGACGCCGAGGTGATCGCGCTGTCGCCGAAGACGCTGATGGCGACGAATCGGTTCGTGTGCGAGGTGTGCAACAAGGGGTTCCAGCGCGAGCAGAACCTGCAGCTGCACCGGCGCGGGCACAACCTGCCGTGGAAGCTGAAGCAGAAGAACCCGCTGCAGGTCCAGCGCCGCCGCGTCTACCTCTGCCCGGAGCCGACGTGCGTACACCACGACCCCGCCCGCGCCCTCGGCGACCTCACGGGGATCAAGAAGCACTTCTGCCGCAAGCACGGAGAGAAGAAGTGGAAGTGCGACAAGTGCTCCAAGCGCTACGCCGTGCAGTCCGACTGGAAGGCACACTCCAAGATCTGTGGCACCCGCGAGTACCGATGCGACTGCGGCACCCTCTTCTCCCG GAGGGACAGCTTCATCACCCACAGGGCGTTCTGCGACGCGCTCGCGCAGGAGAGCGCCCGGCTACCGCCGACGAGCCTTAGCAGCCTCACCAGCCACCTCTATGGCGCCACCAACGCGGGCAACATGGCGCTGAGCCTCTCGCAGGTGGGCTCCCACCTCACCACCACTCTCCAGgacggccaccaccaccaccagtccCCGGAGCTCCTCCGCCTCGGCGGCacgggcggcggcagcagcatcGCCGCGCGCCTCGACCACCTTTTGTCACCCTCTGGCGCGTCCGCCTTCCGCCCGCCGCAGGGTCCGCCGTCGTCCGCGTTCTTCCTCaacgcggcggcagcggcggggcAGGACTTCGGTGACGACGCGGGCAATGGGCCCCACTCATTCCTGCAGGCCAAGCAGTTCCATGGACTCATGCAGCTCCCCGACCTCCAAGGCAATGGTGCGGGGGGGCCAGGCACCTCGGGGCCGAGCCTATTCAACCTGGGCTTCTTTGCTAACAATGGCAACAGCCCGGGGTCTAGTCATGAGCATGCAAGCCAGGGGTTTATGAACAATGACCAGTTCAGCGGCGGAGCAGGTggaggctgcggcggcgggggtCCGGAGGCATCGGCGGCGGGTATTTTCGGCGGAAACTTCGTCGGCGGTGGAGATCATGTTCCGTCGGCAGGGCTCTACAACGATCAGGCTGCCATGCTACCGCAGATGTCGGCGACCGCTCTCCTTCAGAAGGCGGCGCAGATGGGCGCGACATCTAGCGCGAACGGCGCAGCGTCCATGTTCCGAGGCTTCGTGGGCTCTTCGCCGCACATGCGGCCGGCGGCGCCGCACATGGAACAGAGCGAGGCGAACCTGAACGACCTGATGAACTCGCTCGCCGCAGGTGGCGTCAGTGCCAGAGGAATGTTTGGTGGGAgcaacggtggcggcggcgcggggatGTTTTACCCGAGGCAGCTGTGCGACATGGAGGCGCACGAGGTGAAGTTCGGCCAGGGCGGCGGCGACATGACGCGGGACTTCCTCGGCGTGGGAGGAGGTGGCATCGTGCGCGGGATCTCGACGCCGAGAGGGGACCACCAGAGCAGCAGCGACATGAGCTCCTTGGAGGCCGAGATGAAGTCGGCCTCGTCCTTCAACGGAGGCAGGATACCATGA